The Vibrio chagasii genome includes a region encoding these proteins:
- the aceE gene encoding pyruvate dehydrogenase (acetyl-transferring), homodimeric type yields MSDMKHDVDALETQDWLEALESVVREEGVERAQFLLETVLEKARLDGVDMPTGINTNYINTIPAAQEPAYPGDVTLERRIRSIIRWNAIMIVLRASKKDLDLGGHMASYQSAAAFYEVCFNHFFRAPNETDGGDLVYYQGHISPGIYARAFVEGRLTEEQLDNFRQEVDGKGIPSYPHPKLMPEFWQFPTVSMGLGPISAIYQARFLKYLDGRGLKDTSAQRVYAFLGDGEMDEPESRGSLSFAAREKLDNLTFLINCNLQRLDGPVMGNGSIIQELEGLFKGAGWNVVKVIWGSNWDALLAKDTTGKLLQLMNETVDGDYQTFKSKDGAYVREHFFGKYPETAALVADMTDDEIFALKRGGHESSKLYAAYKNAAETKGRPTVILAKTVKGYGMGEAAEGKNIAHQVKKMDMTHVLHLRDRLGLQDILTDEAVKELPYLKLEEGTAEYEYLHARRKELKGYTPQRLPKFTQEFKTPELEEFTPLLTEQKRDISTTMAYVRTLNILLKDKNIGKNIVPIICDEARTFGMEGLFRQIGIYNPHGQNYTPQDRDIVSYYKEATSGQVLQEGINELGSMASWVAAATSYSTNDLPMIPFYIYYSMFGFQRVGDMAWMAGDQQARGFLLGATAGRTTLNGEGLQHEDGHSHIMANTVPNCISYDPTFAYEVAVIMQDGIRRMYGEKQENVFYYLTVMNENYAMPAMPEGAEEGIRKGIYKLESYAGDKSKVQLMGSGTIMNEVRKAATILSEEYGIASDVFSVTSFNELTRDGQDAERYNMLHPEAEAKVPYIAQVMGTEPAIAATDYMKNYSEQVRAFMPSESYKVLGTDGYGRSDSRENLRRHFEVNAGYVVVAALTELAKRGDIEKSVVVEAIAKFDIDTEKTNPQYA; encoded by the coding sequence ATGTCTGACATGAAGCATGACGTAGACGCACTGGAAACTCAAGATTGGTTAGAAGCTCTTGAGTCAGTAGTACGTGAAGAAGGTGTAGAACGTGCACAGTTCCTACTAGAAACAGTTCTAGAGAAAGCACGTCTAGATGGCGTTGATATGCCAACTGGTATCAACACTAACTACATCAACACGATTCCGGCAGCACAAGAGCCAGCATACCCAGGTGATGTAACTCTTGAACGTCGTATTCGTTCGATTATTCGCTGGAACGCAATCATGATCGTATTGCGTGCTTCTAAGAAAGACCTAGACCTAGGTGGTCACATGGCTTCTTACCAGTCAGCAGCGGCGTTCTACGAAGTTTGTTTCAACCACTTCTTCCGAGCTCCAAACGAGACGGACGGTGGCGATCTAGTTTACTACCAAGGTCACATCTCACCGGGTATCTACGCTCGTGCATTCGTTGAAGGTCGTCTAACTGAAGAGCAGCTAGATAACTTCCGTCAAGAAGTGGATGGTAAAGGTATCCCGTCATACCCACACCCTAAACTGATGCCTGAGTTCTGGCAGTTCCCAACAGTATCTATGGGTCTTGGTCCAATTTCTGCGATCTACCAAGCACGTTTCCTTAAGTACCTAGACGGTCGTGGTCTAAAAGACACATCTGCACAGCGTGTATACGCATTCCTAGGTGATGGTGAGATGGATGAGCCAGAATCACGTGGTTCACTGTCTTTCGCTGCGCGTGAAAAACTAGACAACCTAACATTCCTAATCAACTGTAACCTACAGCGTCTAGACGGCCCTGTAATGGGTAACGGTAGCATCATCCAAGAGCTAGAAGGTCTATTCAAAGGCGCTGGTTGGAACGTTGTTAAAGTTATTTGGGGTAGCAACTGGGATGCACTACTTGCTAAAGATACAACAGGCAAGCTTCTACAGCTGATGAACGAAACTGTAGATGGTGATTACCAAACATTTAAATCTAAAGACGGTGCATACGTACGTGAGCACTTCTTCGGTAAGTACCCAGAAACGGCTGCACTAGTTGCAGACATGACTGACGATGAAATCTTCGCACTTAAGCGCGGTGGTCATGAGTCTTCTAAACTGTACGCAGCTTACAAGAACGCAGCAGAAACTAAAGGTCGTCCAACAGTAATCCTAGCGAAGACTGTTAAAGGTTACGGCATGGGTGAAGCGGCTGAAGGTAAGAACATCGCGCACCAAGTTAAGAAGATGGACATGACTCACGTACTACACCTACGTGATCGTCTAGGTCTTCAAGACATCCTAACTGACGAAGCAGTAAAAGAACTTCCATACCTGAAACTTGAAGAAGGTACAGCGGAGTACGAATACCTACACGCTCGTCGTAAAGAACTAAAAGGTTACACGCCACAGCGTCTACCTAAGTTCACTCAAGAATTCAAAACACCTGAGCTAGAAGAGTTCACTCCGCTACTAACTGAACAGAAGCGTGACATCTCTACAACAATGGCTTACGTACGTACGCTAAACATCCTACTGAAAGACAAGAACATCGGTAAGAACATCGTTCCTATCATCTGTGACGAAGCTCGTACGTTCGGTATGGAAGGTCTATTCCGTCAGATCGGTATTTACAACCCGCACGGTCAGAACTACACACCTCAAGATCGCGACATCGTTTCTTACTATAAAGAAGCTACGTCAGGTCAGGTTCTACAAGAAGGTATCAACGAGCTAGGCTCAATGGCTTCTTGGGTCGCAGCTGCAACATCATACAGCACGAACGATCTACCAATGATCCCGTTCTATATCTACTACTCAATGTTTGGTTTCCAACGTGTAGGCGATATGGCGTGGATGGCTGGTGACCAACAAGCTCGTGGTTTCCTATTAGGTGCTACTGCTGGTCGTACAACGCTAAACGGTGAAGGTCTACAGCACGAAGATGGCCACTCACACATCATGGCGAACACGGTTCCTAATTGTATCTCTTACGACCCAACATTCGCTTACGAAGTTGCAGTAATCATGCAAGACGGTATCCGTCGCATGTACGGTGAGAAACAAGAGAACGTGTTCTACTACCTAACTGTTATGAACGAAAACTACGCAATGCCAGCAATGCCAGAAGGCGCTGAAGAAGGCATCCGTAAGGGTATCTATAAGCTTGAGTCTTACGCAGGTGACAAGTCTAAAGTTCAGCTAATGGGCTCTGGTACTATCATGAACGAAGTACGTAAAGCCGCGACTATCCTAAGCGAAGAGTACGGCATCGCATCTGACGTATTCTCTGTAACATCGTTCAACGAGCTAACTCGTGACGGTCAAGACGCAGAGCGTTACAACATGCTTCACCCAGAAGCAGAAGCGAAAGTACCTTACATTGCACAAGTAATGGGTACTGAGCCAGCAATCGCAGCGACTGACTACATGAAGAACTACTCTGAGCAAGTTCGTGCGTTCATGCCTTCTGAGTCTTACAAAGTACTTGGTACTGATGGTTACGGCCGTTCTGACAGCCGTGAAAACCTACGTCGTCACTTCGAAGTTAACGCAGGCTACGTAGTAGTTGCTGCCCTAACTGAACTGGCTAAACGTGGTGATATCGAGAAATCTGTAGTTGTTGAAGCAATTGCTAAATTTGATATCGACACTGAAAAAACAAACCCACAATACGCTTAA
- the pdhR gene encoding pyruvate dehydrogenase complex transcriptional repressor PdhR has protein sequence MAYQRIRQPKLSDVIEQELERLIVEGTLAPGQQLPPERELAKQFDVSRPSIREAIQRLEAKRLLTRRQGGGTFVSENIWKSFSDPLLNLLSSHSETQLDLLESRHAMEGISAYFAALRGTDEDFARIQACQEKIHGAQDKGDIEAESAAVMAFLIALTEAAHNVVLLHIVRSLAPLLEQNVLENLKLLHRRKDVVEKVSIHRANIVDAIVSGQPEKAREMSHSHLAYIEETLLDLTKEESRRERSLRRIQQGK, from the coding sequence ATGGCTTATCAAAGGATTCGTCAGCCAAAACTCTCCGATGTAATCGAACAAGAGTTAGAAAGGTTGATTGTGGAAGGAACACTGGCTCCTGGGCAGCAGTTGCCGCCTGAGCGCGAACTGGCGAAACAGTTCGATGTGTCTCGTCCTTCAATCCGAGAAGCGATACAACGTTTAGAAGCAAAACGCTTGCTTACTCGCCGTCAAGGTGGAGGTACGTTTGTTAGCGAAAATATCTGGAAAAGCTTTTCAGATCCTTTGCTTAATTTGTTGTCATCCCATTCTGAAACCCAACTAGACTTGTTGGAATCGCGTCATGCGATGGAAGGGATTTCGGCTTACTTCGCGGCATTGCGTGGCACTGATGAAGACTTTGCTCGTATTCAAGCCTGCCAAGAAAAAATTCACGGTGCGCAAGATAAGGGTGATATTGAAGCCGAATCTGCAGCGGTGATGGCTTTCCTTATTGCTTTAACAGAGGCAGCACACAATGTGGTGTTATTGCACATTGTTCGTAGCTTGGCTCCGTTACTCGAACAAAACGTCTTAGAAAATTTAAAGCTGTTGCATCGTCGTAAAGACGTTGTGGAGAAAGTGAGTATACATCGAGCTAATATCGTAGATGCGATCGTTTCTGGCCAGCCTGAGAAGGCGCGTGAAATGTCACATTCTCATTTAGCTTACATCGAAGAAACATTGCTGGATTTGACGAAGGAAGAGTCGCGCCGCGAACGCTCCCTGCGTCGAATTCAACAGGGTAAATAG
- the ampD gene encoding 1,6-anhydro-N-acetylmuramyl-L-alanine amidase AmpD, with protein sequence MGKVTIYCASKKERETKMTICSKGWYENARHVPSPYFDARLSVDDISLLVVHNISLPPGQFGGPYIEQFFTGNLDPAEHPFFKVIHQMGVSSHCLIHRDGEVVQFVSFLDRAWHAGQSSFAGRERCNDYSIGIELEGSDFVAYTEQQYHALTELTETLVLSFPQITNERITGHQYIAPLRKTDPGLVFDWAKFKGKLRF encoded by the coding sequence ATGGGCAAGGTCACAATCTACTGTGCTAGCAAAAAAGAAAGAGAGACCAAGATGACGATCTGCTCCAAAGGATGGTACGAAAACGCTCGGCATGTTCCTTCTCCGTATTTTGACGCTCGACTGAGTGTCGATGATATCTCTCTACTGGTGGTCCACAATATTAGCCTGCCACCGGGGCAATTTGGTGGGCCTTATATCGAGCAGTTCTTTACGGGTAATCTCGATCCAGCGGAACACCCGTTTTTCAAAGTGATTCATCAAATGGGGGTATCTTCTCACTGCTTGATTCACCGTGATGGCGAAGTGGTGCAGTTTGTTTCTTTCCTTGACCGGGCTTGGCATGCTGGCCAATCGAGCTTTGCCGGTCGTGAAAGGTGTAATGATTACTCTATTGGTATTGAATTAGAGGGAAGTGACTTTGTTGCCTATACAGAGCAGCAGTATCACGCCTTGACTGAGCTAACTGAAACGTTGGTACTAAGCTTTCCTCAGATTACTAATGAACGTATTACTGGCCATCAATACATAGCACCTTTACGCAAAACTGACCCAGGTTTAGTCTTTGACTGGGCAAAATTTAAAGGCAAATTACGCTTCTAA
- the nadC gene encoding carboxylating nicotinate-nucleotide diphosphorylase yields the protein MKNTHNSHQRLDYLKEQLPLEITRAVAETIKEDLGGTLDPAADITASLIPADAINSATIITREHGVFCGKAWADEVFKQLGGEVTIEWNVEDGDKVEPNQTLCTLTGPARALLTGERNAMNFIQTLSGCATATAIYADKIKHTECRLLDTRKTIPGLRSALKYAVACGGGFNHRIGVFDAYLIKENHIIACGGIEKAISTAKELNPGKPIEVETESLEELEQAINAGADIIMLDNFTTDMMREAVKINAGRAALENSGNVTLDTIAEFAETGVDYISVGALTKHLKAMDLSMRFKA from the coding sequence ATGAAAAACACACATAACAGCCACCAACGCCTTGACTACTTAAAAGAGCAACTGCCTCTCGAGATCACTCGTGCAGTCGCAGAAACAATCAAAGAAGATCTAGGCGGTACGTTAGATCCAGCGGCTGATATTACGGCAAGTCTAATCCCAGCTGACGCTATCAACAGCGCAACCATCATCACTCGTGAGCACGGCGTATTCTGTGGTAAAGCATGGGCTGATGAGGTATTTAAGCAGCTAGGCGGTGAAGTGACTATCGAGTGGAACGTAGAAGATGGCGATAAGGTTGAACCAAACCAAACGCTTTGTACCCTAACCGGTCCAGCGCGCGCACTATTAACTGGTGAGCGTAACGCAATGAACTTCATTCAAACGCTATCTGGTTGTGCGACAGCGACCGCTATCTATGCTGATAAAATCAAACACACTGAGTGCCGTCTGCTAGATACTCGTAAAACCATCCCTGGCCTGCGTAGTGCACTAAAATACGCTGTAGCTTGTGGTGGCGGTTTCAACCACCGTATCGGTGTTTTCGATGCCTACTTAATCAAAGAAAACCACATCATCGCATGTGGTGGTATTGAAAAAGCTATCTCAACAGCAAAAGAGCTAAACCCTGGTAAGCCAATTGAAGTTGAAACTGAGAGCCTGGAAGAGCTAGAGCAAGCGATCAACGCGGGCGCAGACATCATCATGCTAGACAACTTCACCACTGACATGATGCGTGAAGCTGTTAAGATCAATGCAGGCCGTGCTGCACTAGAAAACTCTGGTAACGTGACGTTAGACACCATCGCTGAGTTCGCTGAAACGGGTGTCGATTACATCTCGGTTGGCGCTTTAACCAAACACCTAAAAGCAATGGATCTATCAATGAGATTCAAAGCGTAA
- a CDS encoding pilin: MNNKNKRTNQKGFTLIELMIVIAIIGILSAFAIPAYQNYTMKAHASEMLSASSAMKMSLGICLVNGETNCASGNGGVPGAQDLGAFTVSAVAGVSGAATTIQAVVDAGETKGRLVEGDTITITPDLQNAGVTWAITCTNGGTQGAAVTDWCPVN; the protein is encoded by the coding sequence ATGAATAACAAGAACAAAAGAACAAATCAGAAAGGTTTCACGCTGATTGAATTGATGATCGTAATTGCAATAATTGGCATTTTGTCTGCCTTTGCCATACCTGCTTACCAAAATTACACAATGAAAGCGCACGCTAGTGAAATGTTAAGCGCTTCTTCTGCTATGAAAATGTCGCTTGGTATATGCCTAGTAAATGGAGAGACTAATTGCGCATCAGGTAATGGTGGTGTGCCTGGGGCGCAAGACTTGGGAGCTTTTACCGTATCAGCAGTTGCTGGGGTTAGTGGAGCTGCAACAACAATTCAAGCTGTTGTAGATGCAGGGGAAACAAAAGGAAGACTAGTTGAGGGAGACACCATAACCATAACCCCTGACCTACAAAACGCCGGGGTAACATGGGCTATTACATGTACAAATGGAGGAACACAAGGTGCAGCGGTCACTGATTGGTGTCCTGTTAACTAA
- the pilB gene encoding type IV-A pilus assembly ATPase PilB, which translates to MLTNLPTILRQADLLSLTQEQAVAEHVQASGISTPEALLVLDLFTGDSLANNIQAIFGLPLVQLSNTDYEALCDQLGLRELITKYRALPISVSNSTLTVASADPTDLQAEDDFRFATGLQIELAVANYSELEGAIRKLYGRSISGQESKRKEITQDELANLVEVSDDELASIEDLSQDDSPVSRFINQILVDAVRKGASDIHFEPYEEHYRVRLRCDGILVEIQQPASHLSRRLSARLKIIAKLDIAERRLPQDGRIKLRLNDELAIDMRVSTLPTLWGEKIVLRLLDSSAANLDIDKLGYSGDQKALYLNALKRPQGMILMTGPTGSGKTVSLYTGLRVLNTTERNISTAEDPVEINLCGINQVQVMPKIGFGFAEALRSFLRQDPDVVMVGEIRDLETAEIAIKASQTGHLVLSTLHTNSAAETVTRLAHMGIAPFNLASSLSLIIAQRLARRLCNQCKTVDDSPDIFLRHSIPNSKTIYKANPQGCNECNQGYSGRVGIYEVMPFTDKLKNSLISKPNALEIEDLARREGMRTLQESGLDKLLEGTTSYQELQRVLYL; encoded by the coding sequence ATGCTAACCAACCTCCCTACAATTCTCCGTCAGGCTGATTTACTTAGCCTGACTCAAGAACAAGCCGTGGCGGAGCACGTGCAAGCTTCAGGTATTTCGACTCCTGAAGCTTTGCTTGTTCTTGATCTCTTCACAGGCGACTCCCTAGCAAACAATATACAAGCCATCTTTGGCTTGCCGTTAGTTCAATTGAGCAACACAGATTATGAAGCTTTGTGTGACCAATTAGGGCTTCGCGAGCTGATAACCAAATACCGTGCACTTCCGATCTCAGTCTCTAATTCGACGCTCACAGTGGCTTCAGCCGACCCTACCGACTTACAGGCTGAAGATGATTTTCGTTTTGCTACCGGCCTGCAGATAGAACTGGCAGTCGCCAATTACTCAGAACTGGAAGGCGCGATACGCAAGTTATACGGCCGTTCTATTTCAGGGCAAGAGTCCAAACGCAAAGAGATCACCCAAGATGAACTGGCTAACCTAGTTGAAGTGTCTGACGACGAGCTCGCGTCGATTGAGGACCTTAGCCAAGACGACTCTCCAGTTAGCCGATTTATCAATCAGATACTGGTCGATGCGGTACGTAAAGGCGCATCAGATATTCATTTTGAACCTTACGAAGAGCACTACCGTGTGCGCCTGCGTTGTGACGGTATATTGGTTGAAATCCAGCAACCCGCTTCTCACCTAAGCCGACGTTTATCCGCCCGTTTAAAAATTATCGCTAAATTAGATATTGCCGAGCGTCGCTTACCTCAAGACGGACGAATAAAACTTCGCCTGAATGATGAGTTAGCGATAGACATGCGCGTCTCCACATTGCCAACCTTGTGGGGCGAGAAGATCGTACTGCGGCTGCTTGATAGCAGCGCGGCGAATCTCGATATCGACAAGCTCGGGTACAGCGGCGATCAAAAAGCCCTCTACCTGAATGCACTCAAACGCCCGCAAGGAATGATCTTAATGACAGGCCCCACTGGCAGCGGAAAAACCGTCTCGCTTTATACCGGCCTTAGAGTATTGAACACCACAGAACGTAATATCTCCACCGCAGAGGATCCAGTAGAGATTAACCTGTGTGGCATCAATCAAGTGCAAGTGATGCCAAAGATTGGCTTCGGATTCGCTGAAGCCCTGCGCTCGTTTCTACGACAAGATCCAGATGTGGTGATGGTTGGTGAGATCCGTGATTTAGAAACCGCAGAAATAGCCATAAAAGCATCGCAAACCGGTCACTTGGTACTTTCAACTCTCCATACCAACTCTGCGGCAGAAACGGTGACCCGACTCGCTCATATGGGGATTGCGCCCTTTAATCTAGCCTCATCATTGAGCTTAATCATTGCCCAACGACTGGCAAGACGCTTGTGCAACCAATGCAAAACCGTTGACGACTCTCCAGACATCTTTCTGCGTCACTCAATCCCTAATAGCAAAACCATTTATAAGGCCAACCCACAAGGGTGTAACGAGTGCAATCAAGGCTATTCAGGGCGTGTCGGTATTTACGAAGTGATGCCATTCACCGACAAACTCAAAAATAGCCTGATCAGCAAACCGAATGCGCTGGAGATTGAAGACCTTGCTCGCCGAGAAGGAATGCGCACACTGCAAGAGTCAGGGTTAGATAAATTGCTTGAAGGCACCACCAGCTATCAAGAACTGCAACGTGTTCTGTACCTATAG